The Candidatus Neomarinimicrobiota bacterium DNA segment TAGGTCGCTTTTAAAAATTTCAGTATTAATGTCTGCATCAATTCCTGCGCCGCCTGAAGAACCGTCGGCGCCGAGACTTGTGATTGTCGCATAAACAGAATCGCCGTCAGCGCTCAGTTTTTTCAGTGTTGAATAAAGATACGAATTTCCGAATCCGTCTGTTAGGTTCCCGCCGGCGTCCTGAGTGAAGGATGTTCGAAGATATGGTCCGTTCCACCCTGATGCCATATTGAGCGTTGTATTAACCAGCACAAACGGCTGACTCCCTTTTGTGACCAGGTCAGTTAGCGATGAGGGAATCGAACCCATATCGCCAAAAAATCCGAAACTCGCTCTTACATTGTTTTGGATGGATTTAGGATCGCCAACTATGGCTATCTTTATCAATTCCATTTCTCTCATAGTCGATTCAAATTTCATATTCAGCAGCACGTTGTCGAAAGCCTTAAAACCCAAAGACGCCAATATTCCGATAATGGCTAAAACTACGACCATTTCCATCATTGTAAATCCCTTGCTGCCGACAGGATATTTGTCCGTGTAATTTTCCATTATCGTATGCTTACAGAGCAACAAAGGGTCCTAATACATATTCTGCGCCGGAGAGCATATATAACGTTACGGTAAATATAGTTCCTGATACATCAATTCCTTTTCCTCTGACAAGTTCTATGAAGCCGTCAAAACGAACCTCTTTGGTCAACCCCGAACCCCAAAATGTGCTGGTGAACGGAGCGTTTGTACTAAGCTGGACATCGCTGCCGATTGTGCCGCCTGAGCCCTCAGACCATACCGTTGATGCGGCAATCCTTGCCCGATCATATTCAGGACCTGTAGTAGAAGCGTCGTAAGGTGTATATACCAATTTCATATCAATTAGCGTATCATCACCACCCGTATTATTAATTACGTCGAAGAATACCAATCCTTTTTTGCCTGTTGCATCTCCTACAAGTACAAAAGTTGGGGCTCCACCTACGGTAAACGGTCCCACCGAAAATACGTCTCCCGCGGAAGTGTAAAATGTTGTTGTGAAATCAGAACCTGCCACACCTACGCTTGCGCCTGTGTCATCCTGAAACGTATTTAATCTTATTGTTTTTGTCGCATTATCCTTTAATGACCAACTCGTATAGGTGTTCAGTGAAGACAGAAGGTCACCACTCCCGCCTAAGGTCGCGGCTGCCAGCCATACAGTTGCATTTCCGGCTACTTGCTCGTCATATCTCGGTCCCGTAACTCCATCAAACGGAGCATAAACAGCTTTAAAATCTACAATAGTGACATCTTCCCCGATTTTACTCTGAATATCGAAAATTAAATCCGCGCCTCCTGCGCCTGTTGCAGTTGCGATTCCTGAAAGGATAATTGACCCTATGTCGCTGATTGTCCTCACAGTGACAAAACTTCCGCCTAAAGTAGCCCTATATCCCTCCGACTCACCGCCGGCAGAGAGCTGAACAGTTATAGCCCTCACGCCCTGACTCACATTCTTAATCGTATAATTGCCGAAGGCATCCGTGAACGCCGATTTTGAAGATAGACCTCCTGCGCCGTCGGGTTCGTAAATCCGCGCGTTAGCCGCCGGTACAGGATTCCCGGAGATTTCAATAACGCTGCCCGTCACATCCGCAAGCACCTGGTCCTTCATAATTTCCACAAAGATATCAGCGTCATAACCCGTACCCCCCGCAGCGCCATCCGCTCCGAGGCTCGAAATTTTGGCAACTACCGTGTCACCGGGAGCAATCGAATATTGAACGGTGGAATAAATATATTCATTCCCCCAACCGTCAGTTTTAAAGCCTGCTGCATCTGAAGTGAAGGGCGCATTTACATACGGTCCGTTCCATCCGTAAGCGAGTAATTTCAAAGTATCTAAAGTGCTTAT contains these protein-coding regions:
- a CDS encoding prepilin-type N-terminal cleavage/methylation domain-containing protein, translating into MENYTDKYPVGSKGFTMMEMVVVLAIIGILASLGFKAFDNVLLNMKFESTMREMELIKIAIVGDPKSIQNNVRASFGFFGDMGSIPSSLTDLVTKGSQPFVLVNTTLNMASGWNGPYLRTSFTQDAGGNLTDGFGNSYLYSTLKKLSADGDSVYATITSLGADGSSGGAGIDADINTEIFKSDL
- a CDS encoding type II secretion system protein GspG, whose product is MRRSAEGFTFAEILIVVAIMGIITSVALKNLGKTDDRVKYESSLTELQALKIAIIGDENARQNGERVNFGFVGDIGGLPATLDALVSRGSLGISTLDTLKLLAYGWNGPYVNAPFTSDAAGFKTDGWGNEYIYSTVQYSIAPGDTVVAKISSLGADGAAGGTGYDADIFVEIMKDQVLADVTGSVIEISGNPVPAANARIYEPDGAGGLSSKSAFTDAFGNYTIKNVSQGVRAITVQLSAGGESEGYRATLGGSFVTVRTISDIGSIILSGIATATGAGGADLIFDIQSKIGEDVTIVDFKAVYAPFDGVTGPRYDEQVAGNATVWLAAATLGGSGDLLSSLNTYTSWSLKDNATKTIRLNTFQDDTGASVGVAGSDFTTTFYTSAGDVFSVGPFTVGGAPTFVLVGDATGKKGLVFFDVINNTGGDDTLIDMKLVYTPYDASTTGPEYDRARIAASTVWSEGSGGTIGSDVQLSTNAPFTSTFWGSGLTKEVRFDGFIELVRGKGIDVSGTIFTVTLYMLSGAEYVLGPFVAL